In the genome of Alphaproteobacteria bacterium, the window GTCGATGACCCGGCGGACGCCTTCGTAGCCGTTGCTCTCAAGCTCCTGCAGCGAATATTCCAGCGCCCCGCTGATCGCCGTTTGGCTGCCGCTCAGCGTGCGCCGCGTGGTGCCAATCCGGTTGGCTATGGCCAATGCGCTGGCTTCGTCGTCGACATGTGTCCAGTCGACCGCCAGCACCTGCTCGTGGCGATCGGACCACTGTACGACGGCGACGGCGATTCCCAACTGGCCGGCGGCCTCGATGGCGGCGACGACCGCGGACTGGCGAAAGGCCTCGGCGATACCGCGCATCTGCAGGTCGAATTCCTCGCGATCGACGCTGGATGAGATATCGACGGCGAGCACCAGTTCGAGGTCGACCGGACGAACGTCCTGGGCCGCCGACGAGGGCGCCAGAAACCACCCCATCGCGACCGCGATTTGAACCGCGGCGAGCCCGGCCGCCAGTCGAAATAATCCCCGCATCGACCGAGTATACGGCGTCGCTCTATCGCCATGGAGCGAAAATTTCAATCGGCGTCCGGTTGAATGGCGCGAAGCGCCCAGGTCGCGGTAATGCTGACCTTCCATTCCGGGTTGTCGACCGCCGTCGACAACGCGGCCTCGGCCGCATGGGCCGCCGGACCGATCGACCCCAGCGCCCAGGCGACACGCCGCAAGACTTCGGAATCCGGATCGTCCATGGCGACGATCAAGTCGGGTACGGCGGGAGCGGCCTGGGGGCCGTAATCCTTCAGCGCGACCGCCGCCGCCCGACGCACGCCGACATCGCGGTCGCCGAGCGCGGCGGCGAGAACATCCAATGCGGACGGGTCGCGCGGACCGAGGGTCGCGACCGCCTCGGCGGCGGCGCGGCGGACGAAGGGCAGCGTGTCATCGAACAACCCGAGCAGGTCGGCGACGGCGAAGGGGCGGGCGTCTTCGCCGATCTGCGCCAGCGCGCCGGCGGCGGTGGCGCGTACCGCGGGCTCGCCATCGTGGAGCAGAGCGACCAACGCGTTCAGCACCTCCGGGGTTGGCGTCAGGGTACGGCCGAGCGAATGAGCGGCCGCCTGACGGACCACGACATCGACGTCTTCGGTCGTGGAAACCAAGGCCTGGGACGATTCGGCCGAAACGTTCCCGACGGCCCCGATCGCCGCCGCCGCGGCACGGCGCACACCGATGTCGTCGTCGATGAGGAGTCCGACCAAGAGTGGCGCCGCCGCGTGGGCGGCATAGCCAATCTCGGCCACGGCATCGACCGCCACGCGCCGCACTTCGGCGTTCTCACTGCGCATCGCCTCCATCAGCCCGGGTACCGCCGGGCCGCGAATCCGCACCAGGGACCGAGCCGCTGCCCACCGCGCATTGCCATCGAGCCCGGTCAGCAAATCGAGCAGGGCGGGCAGCGCCGGCACCGCGTCGGCGCCGAAATGCCCGAGCGCCGCGGCCGCGATCCAGCGCAGATCCGCGTCGGGTTCCTCCAACACATCGATCAATGCGGGGACGGCGATCTCGGCGTGCCCGTGGATGGCGCCGAGCGCGCCGGCGGCACCCCGCCGCACTTCGGGCGCCGGGTCATCGAGGCGGCGCACCAAGGCGGCGACCGCGGAATCCGCACCGGA includes:
- a CDS encoding DUF1194 domain-containing protein encodes the protein MRGLFRLAAGLAAVQIAVAMGWFLAPSSAAQDVRPVDLELVLAVDISSSVDREEFDLQMRGIAEAFRQSAVVAAIEAAGQLGIAVAVVQWSDRHEQVLAVDWTHVDDEASALAIANRIGTTRRTLSGSQTAISGALEYSLQELESNGYEGVRRVIDISGDGRANAGSHPMAMRDLAVANGVVVNGLAILNEEPFVDSYYRYSVIGGEGAFLKTAIDYEDFAIAMLEKLIREIELPPVSDSVPFEDTPTTLHARR
- a CDS encoding HEAT repeat domain-containing protein; translation: MHRQTIQTEPIRLAIALGAWAVLLPVFICHLWIASAAAQNLGGGTATEADVNALVAQLEDLDPRVRSQAIVALERLGSTAAVAVPRLIAVLEDPDDEVRWTAAGALGSMGVKAHPAIPLLIAALRDDHPHVRASAAAALARLGSASVDPVRILLDDENPEIRLTAARILGGVGPRALPAVPALVYILGDPDDRVRVAAAAALRSIGSGADSAVAALVRRLDDPAPEVRRGAAGALGAIHGHAEIAVPALIDVLEEPDADLRWIAAAALGHFGADAVPALPALLDLLTGLDGNARWAAARSLVRIRGPAVPGLMEAMRSENAEVRRVAVDAVAEIGYAAHAAAPLLVGLLIDDDIGVRRAAAAAIGAVGNVSAESSQALVSTTEDVDVVVRQAAAHSLGRTLTPTPEVLNALVALLHDGEPAVRATAAGALAQIGEDARPFAVADLLGLFDDTLPFVRRAAAEAVATLGPRDPSALDVLAAALGDRDVGVRRAAAVALKDYGPQAAPAVPDLIVAMDDPDSEVLRRVAWALGSIGPAAHAAEAALSTAVDNPEWKVSITATWALRAIQPDAD